One part of the Humulus lupulus chromosome 9, drHumLupu1.1, whole genome shotgun sequence genome encodes these proteins:
- the LOC133801624 gene encoding uncharacterized protein LOC133801624 isoform X2, whose protein sequence is MSIDKSWINLTDRLSDEYEAGVMDFLQRARQCVDSRGLVKCPCRRCVNVEFQTIDVLENHLFVNGFLRKYTNWHWHGEDEIIPMRARIDQNDEDEMMDVLTDLMQNDNDEQAENERGQEIPTTDYRSGQHYNDLFAEIEAPLFPGCQNYTSLNFLVKLMHFKVLGKIPNKIFDGMLELLHDAFPAPNKLPKSHYAAKRLLRKLGLGYESIHVCKHDCALFWKEHAGKSKCPVCGEDRWVDKNTKGKKVPHKVMRYFPLTPRLMRKYASRHIAQHMRWHHEQRIKEDGVLRHPADGKAWKDFDRNNPTFAMEPRNVRLGLAADGFNPFGNMSLSYSMWPVVLTTYNLPPWLCMRETNFMLSLLIPGPLSPGKDFDVFLRPLIDELKELWVTGVQTRDAVDGSFFTLRAALMWTINDYPARSSLSGWTAQAPPSKRGRHKGLNTREKREQLGRPLPLEWDVRGRTYKEIGEYSSNFSRELGLLVRQYTDPDCPQWSKVSNASKERILAHLEDDLFDIGRTRYGEGHMPGILRGIDTSCAKKYSDWKYDIKEHLTINGPQNRYGGCTDTQWQKAIDFFRRPEITKRSVVNKENRKKLKELSYGGSQSIPALRYKKRNLETGQLESIPDSWMDTHHKSGTGWVTETAKNTWEELRAYRDTQQTQATDTESSTPVSSAPEDEDISLVQNVFGKRRGHQKGYGRILNIRDRTPFDFRPSQTRDEELSEMRERLRQLEEHVRTHCITPGSQSAPPPPPDDPDVGAPTQ, encoded by the exons atgtcgatcgacaagagttggattaatttgacagatcgattatccgatgagtatgaggctggtgtgatggattttctccagagagcccggcagtgcgttgactcaaggggattggtgaaatgtccgtgtaggaggtgtgtcaacgttgaatttcagacgattgatgtattagaaaatcatctttttgtaaatggttttctacggaaatataccaattggcattggcatggagaggatgaaataataccaatgagagctcggatagatcaaaatgatgaagatgagatgatggatgttctcactgatcttatgcaaaatgacaatgacgaacaagcggagaatgagcgcggtcaagagatacctacaactGACTACAGgagtgggcaacattataacgatttgtttgctgagatcgaggctccattattccccgggtgtcaaaattacacttcattgaatttcctagtgaagttaatgcatttcaaagtgttgggaaaaattcccaacaaaatatttgatggaatgctggagttgttacatgatgcatttccagccccaaataagcttccaaaatcgcactatgcagcgaaaaggttgttgcggaaacttggattgggctacgagtcaatccatgtctgcaagcatgattgcgcactgttttggaaagaacatgctggaaaaagcaaatgtcctgtttgtggagaggatcgatgggtggacaagaacaccaagggaaagaaagtgcctcataaagtgatgcgttattttcctttaacccctaggttaatgcgaaaatatgcatcgaggcacattgctcaacatatgagatggcatcacgagcaacgtataaaagaagatggtgtattgcgtcatcctgctgatgggaaagcttggaaggactttgaccgaaataatccaacatttgcaatggaacccaggaatgtgcggcttggattggctgcagatggattcaatccctttggtaatatgagtctgtcttatagtatgtggccagtagtgttgacgacatataacttgccaccatggttgtgcatgagagaaactaatttcatgttgagtttattaattccgggacctctttcgccaggaaaagattttgatgttttcttaagaccattgattgatgagttaaaagaattatgggtgactggtgtacagactcgagatgcagtcgatggcagtttcttcactcttcgggcagctttgatgtggactataaacgattacccagcaaggagtagcctttctggatggactgctcaag cgcctccaagtaaacgtggacgccataagggattgaacacgcgggaaaagagggaacagttggggcgtcctctccctctcgagtgggatgtgcgggggagaacatataaagagatcggagagtacagctcaaatttctcaagagagctcggattacttgttcgacagtacacagatccggactgtcctcaatggtcaaaagtatcaaatgcctcgaaagaaagaatacttgcacatttggaa gatgatttgtttgatattgggcgtactagatatggagaagggcatatgcctgggatcttgagaggcattgatacttcgtgtgctaaaaagtattctgactggaagtacgatattaaagagcacttaacgattaatgggccacaaaatcgttatggtggttgcacggatacgcagtggcaaaaagcaattgattttttccgtcgcccagaaattacg aaacgttctgtggtcaacaaggaaaatagaaagaaattgaaagagcttagctatggaggttctcagtcaatcccagccttacgctataaaaag cgcaatttagagactgggcaacttgagtccatcccggatagctggatggatactcaccataaatcaggcacagggtgggtgacagagacagcaaaaaatacttgg gaggaattgcgtgcataccgcgacacacagcagacacaggcaactgatactgagagttccacaccagtttcgagtgcgcctgaagatgaagacatatctttggtacaaaatgtcttcggaaaacgacggggccaccagaaaggatatggacgtatccttaacataagggaccgaactccatttgattttcgtccttcacaaactagagatgaagagttgtctgagatgagagagcgtcttcgacagttagaggagcatgtccggactcattgtatcaccccgggatctcaatctgccccaccaccaccacccgatgatcctgatgttggagcaccgactcagtag
- the LOC133801624 gene encoding uncharacterized protein LOC133801624 isoform X1 has product MSIDKSWINLTDRLSDEYEAGVMDFLQRARQCVDSRGLVKCPCRRCVNVEFQTIDVLENHLFVNGFLRKYTNWHWHGEDEIIPMRARIDQNDEDEMMDVLTDLMQNDNDEQAENERGQEIPTTDYRSGQHYNDLFAEIEAPLFPGCQNYTSLNFLVKLMHFKVLGKIPNKIFDGMLELLHDAFPAPNKLPKSHYAAKRLLRKLGLGYESIHVCKHDCALFWKEHAGKSKCPVCGEDRWVDKNTKGKKVPHKVMRYFPLTPRLMRKYASRHIAQHMRWHHEQRIKEDGVLRHPADGKAWKDFDRNNPTFAMEPRNVRLGLAADGFNPFGNMSLSYSMWPVVLTTYNLPPWLCMRETNFMLSLLIPGPLSPGKDFDVFLRPLIDELKELWVTGVQTRDAVDGSFFTLRAALMWTINDYPARSSLSGWTAQGYHACSTCNVATPSIRLQKKVAFYGHRHFLPIRHVIRRDKKTYGVVEKRLPPQPLTMQEMFTQMSFIPDSLPGKHVSYGGQKRKRTKEQVGWRKKSIFFELPYWANIMLRHNLDVMHVEKNVCDSLVGTIVGLENKTKDTVSARVDLEKMKMRPELQLRKLNGRIQKPAAKFTFTVEDRQKFCRFLKSVKFPDGFGSNLRKNVIDNDNKITGLKSHDCHIIMQRLLPVGVHAFLEKSMSTTIIELCTFFKLICARTLKVSDLEKVQTSIVEIVCKLENIFPPAFFDIMVHLLIHLPEEAILGGPVHMRWMYPFERYMKKLKNYVCNKARPEGSIAEGYVVDERLQVNVDAIRD; this is encoded by the exons atgtcgatcgacaagagttggattaatttgacagatcgattatccgatgagtatgaggctggtgtgatggattttctccagagagcccggcagtgcgttgactcaaggggattggtgaaatgtccgtgtaggaggtgtgtcaacgttgaatttcagacgattgatgtattagaaaatcatctttttgtaaatggttttctacggaaatataccaattggcattggcatggagaggatgaaataataccaatgagagctcggatagatcaaaatgatgaagatgagatgatggatgttctcactgatcttatgcaaaatgacaatgacgaacaagcggagaatgagcgcggtcaagagatacctacaactGACTACAGgagtgggcaacattataacgatttgtttgctgagatcgaggctccattattccccgggtgtcaaaattacacttcattgaatttcctagtgaagttaatgcatttcaaagtgttgggaaaaattcccaacaaaatatttgatggaatgctggagttgttacatgatgcatttccagccccaaataagcttccaaaatcgcactatgcagcgaaaaggttgttgcggaaacttggattgggctacgagtcaatccatgtctgcaagcatgattgcgcactgttttggaaagaacatgctggaaaaagcaaatgtcctgtttgtggagaggatcgatgggtggacaagaacaccaagggaaagaaagtgcctcataaagtgatgcgttattttcctttaacccctaggttaatgcgaaaatatgcatcgaggcacattgctcaacatatgagatggcatcacgagcaacgtataaaagaagatggtgtattgcgtcatcctgctgatgggaaagcttggaaggactttgaccgaaataatccaacatttgcaatggaacccaggaatgtgcggcttggattggctgcagatggattcaatccctttggtaatatgagtctgtcttatagtatgtggccagtagtgttgacgacatataacttgccaccatggttgtgcatgagagaaactaatttcatgttgagtttattaattccgggacctctttcgccaggaaaagattttgatgttttcttaagaccattgattgatgagttaaaagaattatgggtgactggtgtacagactcgagatgcagtcgatggcagtttcttcactcttcgggcagctttgatgtggactataaacgattacccagcaaggagtagcctttctggatggactgctcaaggttatcatgcttgctctacttgcaatgtggcaacaccatctattcgtttacaaaagaaggttgctttttatggtcatagacattttttaccaatcaGACATGTcattagaagggacaagaagacatatggtgtcGTTGAAAAGAGATTACCACCACagccattaaccatgcaagaaatgttcacacaaatgagttttatacctgattctcttcctggtaagcatgtcagttatggcggccaaaaaagaaagcgtacaaaagagcaagttggttggcggaaaaaaagtatattttttgagctcccatattgggccaacataatgttgcgacacaatctagatgttatgcatgttgagaaaaatgtgtgtgacagtttagtaggcacaatagttgggctggagaataagaccaaagacacagttagtgccagagtagacttggagaagatgaagatgagaccagagttacagctgaggaagttgaatggtcggatacaaaagcctgcggccaaattcactttcactgttgaagatcgccaaaagttttgtcgatttcttaaatcagtgaagtttccagatggttttggatctaacctaaggaaaaatgtgaTTGACAATGACAATAAGATAACTGGTTTGAAATCGcatgattgtcacatcattatgcaacgccttttgccagttggtgtgcatgcattcctagagaaatcaatgagtacaactattattgagttatgcactttcttcaagctcatttgtgcgagaactctaaaagtctcagatttagaaaaagtccaaacttcaattgttgagattgtttgcaagttagagaatattttcccacctgcttttttcgatatcatggtccatctactaatacatttaccggaagaagcaatacttggaggaccggttcacatgaggtggatgtatccttttgaaaggtatatgaaaaaattgaagaattatgtctGTAACAAAGCACGTCCAGAGGGCtcaatagcagaaggatatgtggttgatgag cgcctccaagtaaacgtggacgccataagggattga
- the LOC133801625 gene encoding uncharacterized protein LOC133801625 → MYLKGVETKFNRPDRNVDVGPSLKKMSVFRSQGRPIGKKSLTILEDEVKKIADWYILNNCNEILPYLREHREILQTRGVENLDQLHREEFPNWFYNKIYHLRQTGSLEVDEELISLANGSSTRVASYPGCVVNGVRFLCYDRDKNRKTQNSGVSVAGVENSTYYGQLEEVLVMSYLSGCSVVLFKCKWFDTNRSSGLKFEQNITSIKTSSEAFKDDKFILATQANQVFYIEDLKNKSHWKVVQEVHHRNVWDIPLVEEQAEDVEVDVMHDTSSSNFQLFVDLGPLPQISFERTGAPLQFVEIDNVAIEEEREEEMEEEEEEEEEEVEEEEEEVEYEDDEEEDEHIETDDDSEDYYSDN, encoded by the exons atgtacttgaaaggtgttgagacaaagttcaatcgtccagaccgaaatgtagatgttggtccatcacttaaaaagatgtcggtctttcgatctcagggtcgtccaattggtaagaaatcattgacaattttggaagatgaagtgaagaaaatagcagattggtatattctaaacaactgcaatgagatcttgccatatcttcg agagcatagggaaattttacagactagaggtgttgaaaacctagaccaattacatagagaggaatttcctaattggttttataataagatttatcatcttcgacAAACAGGATCCTTGGAAGTAGatgaagaattaatctctttagcaaacggttcttcaactcgtgttgcgtcgtaccctgggtgtgttgtaaatggagtaagatttttgtgttatgacagggacaagaatcgcaaaactcaaaatagtggagtctctgtagcgggtgtcgaaaatagtacttattacggccagttggaagaagttttagtgatgtcttatctttctggttgttctgttgtattatttaagtgcaaatggtttgacactaatcggtcttcaggattaaagtttgagcaaaacataacgagtatcaaaaccagttcggaggccttcaaagatgataaatttatcttagcaactcaggctaaccaagttttctacattgaagaccttaaaaataaatctcattggaaagtcgtccaagaagtgcatcacagaaatgtgtgggacatcccactagttgaagaacaagcggaggatgtagaagtagatgttatgcacgacactagttcctctaatttccaattattcgttgatcttggaccgttgccacaaatcagctttgaacgtacgggggctccattacaatttgttgagatagataatgttgcaattgaggaggagagggaggaggaaatggaagaagaagaggaggaggaggaagaggaagtggaggaggaggaggaggaggttgaatatgaagatgatgaagaggaagatgaacacatagaaaccgatgatgatagtgaagattattatagtgataattaa